DNA sequence from the Bufo bufo chromosome 3, aBufBuf1.1, whole genome shotgun sequence genome:
CCAATGGGCAAGAGTGGCACTGGGGTTGGCATTGATTCTGTAAAAAAAgacctttttttttctcacaaatacATCCATTTCCCTAAAAGTGTTCTGGTCCATTAGTCAATTGCTGTGTTCTGTAGGATATCCCTGTTGTGCTTGTCATATTCTGTGTAATGATTATATATGAATTTAATGTATTAAATATATCATTGTATAAAATGTTTTTCTCTATTAAACTATGATATTTTTTCCCATTTCTAAGGATGTAGATGAGGTTTATTTGCAAAGAGTTTCTTTGGAGACCAAACAAGAAGCCTTGGAGAATCAGCTCAACTTCCTAAAGGCCCTGTATGATGAGGTATAAGTCATTTTATTTGTTACATAAGTTTTATGTGATGTTTTGGCTGGACCTTCAATAGACATAGATTAAAGCTTTTTTCTATAAAAGCATACACAATATTTGTGTTATAGAAATTGTGCatctaccatatttttcactccaTGAGACGCactaaaatggggggaaaatgctagtgcgtcttatggggtgaatagagGGCAAAGACATATAAAATGTGCGGCACATTGATTATGCTcggtacatcgcaggctgcaCTGCATGGAAAcagcagcctgcgatgtaccaAACATCCAAGTTACCTGAAGAGGGAGAGCCTGGCAACTGCAGCGTGTGCTCGCTGATGGGGATTGGCCGTGGCATGCGCTGGGTGGTAGGGAAAGGTCTGCTGCGACGTGCGCTGGCTGGTAGGGTGAGAGACCGGCCGGCCCTGTCTGGGGCTGGTTGATAGGGACCGGCCGGCATTGAAAAGGTTGGTGGGAACGCAGGAGCAGGCATATGAGGGACGGAGCAGGCTTTCCTGCCACACATGCCTGCCCCGCCTCTAAGTCTTCCCACtgcctgctcctgtgtacaaggtatgagagctgatgagaggctggggggctgatgagaggctagaGGGCTGATAagaaggggctgatgagaggctattGGGCTGATAAGAAGGGGATGATGATAAGGGGCTAATAAGAAGGGGCTGATGATAGGCTGATAAGAAGGGGCTGATGATAAAAGGCTGATAAGAAGGGGCTGATGATAAGAGGCTGATAAGAATGGGCTAATGATAAGAGGCTGATAACAAGGGGCTGATGATAAGAGGCTGATGATAAGAGGCTGATAACAAGGGGCTGATGATGAGTCTGAGAAGAAGGGGCTGATGAtaagaggctgatgggggcttatgATAAGAGGCTGCTGGGGTCTGATGATAAGAGGCTgctaggggctgatctgaggtctttatGGGGGTCtcatttatattggggctcttatctggggtctgattggaggtcgCACACTTTGGAgtctgagctgagatctgattgggggtttgatctgaggttttattggggtcttattaacattggggggtctgattggggctgtcagctgagatctgattaacattgggggttttatttttttttcttattgtcttcctctaaaacctaggtgcgtcttatgggccagtgcgtcttatagggcgaaaaatatggtaccatGTTTTTTTTGCACCTTAATTATAGAGTGTACGAAGAGTCTTTTATTTTAATCCTACACTCAGCTTAAAGCCTATCAAAAAGACATGCTTTAATATATTCCTTACATGTTTTATCTTATCTAGCCTATAAATCATTGTGACAGACAgacacttattttttattttttaaagaacaTATTATTCCATTAAAATGAAACTCTGCAAGTAAGACTGGTTTCTAATGAATATTGAAGACTTATGGAGAGTAGAGTGTTATAAAATTATGTTCCAGAGATGCACTGAACATTAAAGGCAAAGAAGTAGATGTCAGGATAGTCAATACTATTTGGAACCATTCCATCTCGTTTCTGTTGCTGTTTGATGGCCAGAACAGACAAATTTGTCAATGGCATAGTTGCACAGTTACATAGTTAGAACAGTTGAAAAAGACAGTtgaaaagtccatcaagttcaattaGGGGATGGGTGGGGAAGTGAATTAAGGAAAGGGGAGTGAGAAACTAGAATTGTACCTACCTATTGGGGAAGACTAGAGCCCTTTTTGAAAATGGGCACCAAATTTGCCTTGTGCCAGTTGCTTGGCACTGTAGAATTTACTAGAGAATCTAAAAATGGTAAATGACAAAAGGTGATCATTTTTAGTGTTCTGACTAATGTTGAGTATATCATTCTGTTTCAGGAAGTGGCTGAAATGCAAGAACGAATTTCTGATACAAATGTTGTCTTGACTATGGACAACAACCGTAATTTGGACTGGGATGGACTAATTGCTGAAATGAAGTGTCAATATGAGGAAATTGCATCAAAAAGTAAAGCTGAGGCTGAAGCTACCTATGCTAGACAAGTAAGGGATCTtcaaaataaaaattgcctctTACTGTATATAAATTCTGAATGGATATTGTGTTTAAGCTGCCATGCAAAAGGATGAGATTTATGTTTTGGTTTAATAGTATCAACAGCTGAAGGATGCAGCTGGACAACATGTAGATAGTCTACGAAACAGCAAGACTGAGATCCAAGAACTGAGCAGCCTGATCAAGAGAATTCAAGGTGAAATTGACTGTGTGAAAAAGCAGGTAGGTGTATAGAAGTGTCAAGTTTTCCAGGTTCATGCATTCTCATGGTTCATGCACTCTATGTACTCTCTGTATAAATTAGAAACTGTAGCATCCTATGGATCACTTTTGAAAATGATGGCAAGATTTCTTCTTTTAACAATGcccaaatatatattttgtttccTTTTCAAAGATTTCCAGCTTAGAGACTGCAATTTGTAAAGCAGAAGACCGTGGAGAACTTGCTTTGAAAGATGCCAAAGTCAAACTATGTGAATTGGAGGCTGCTCTACAGAAAGCCAAAGAAGATTTAGCTTGTCAGCTTCGTGACTATCAGGCACTTCTCAGTACAAAACTGTCTCTAGATGCTGAGATAGTCACTTACCGAACTCTATTAGAAGGGGAGGAGAGCAGGTGAGTACTAACTTGATCCTGAGCGGATCATCTAATCTACTTGGATACCTACACCTAATGTATACCTGAGTCCTGCAGTAACCCCAGATATGCACCTGTATCAAAACTCAGGTCCTCTGGACCTGATGTTCTTTCATTTACATGTCCTGTTCAAATCAATAGAACGGACGCTTTTATCCCAATGGAGATCATTAAAAGGTGTTCTGCCTTTTAGTTAACCTCTTTTATGTGAGTACTTTACACAGAGTATGTTTAATCGCACAGGATCCCACTATTTGGACTTCAGGGATTAGATAAAGCTATCAGCAGATAAGAGAAGAGGGGGATCATACAATTTTGtgcaccactatttttcaagagCATTACATTTGAGTCTAGAATGAGGATATTTTGAAACCAATACATTGTTCTATTCATCTCCTTACACTTATTAAACTTTTCTATTAatcaatccatttttattttaatagaatACATGGAGAAGTTGACAACAAAGTTAAGATGTGTAAGTACAATTTAGATTAATACGTCCTCCTTTGAGCTTGTAAGGTCTACATAACAGAAGATTTCATATTATTAATGAAAAACTATAATGACTTCAAAAAGGAAATATACTAATCTAATAGTCTAGTGTGCAGATTACATTAATGTATGCTTTTAGAATAGTCTCTCAGGGTAATAGTCTAATCACTCTTCCTGTTCCAGGTACTATCATTTTTAATGTCTTATCTTACCATCAAATTCTTTTGACTAGCAACATATTTTTATGATTTAACGTAAAAAATAAtgacaaaagataaaaaaaaaaaacgtaggtACTAAGTCACTAATGTTCAGGACAGACATTTTatacttttaaagggaatctgtcaccagttttgccTTATCTGAGGAAAGTATAAAATGGTGACAGATAACctgagcaaaatgctgggtcacttaatTGAAGTTCTTTTGTTAAAATCTGTATTGAGCAGCTCATGGCCAAGCAATGGAGTCCTCTTAATACAGACCATGTGCCAGGGAGTCCTCATATTAATGAGTTCCTAGCTTCATATTCATGAGTTATTGCCCTTGCTGCTGATTGAAATCTTTCTTCCTTTTGCAATCAGTGGAGGGACACGGGGATAGATGGCACCTCACGGATAATGAGAGCTCCCTATCATGCACTCTGTATTACGTGCACTATCATGCTCAGCTTGTGCTGGTGCTACTCAATCCAGAATTTAGTAAAATGGCTGGGTCACCTCATATAAGGTATCTCTCATTTGTACTGTCTTCAGAGAAGGCAGTATAAAAACCGCGAAAGATCCCCTGTTTTTGTTAGAAGGGTCTCCCAACTGTATGTTGATCACAGGTCACCCTTTATCTACCTGCTATCCCCGTCATACCAGTTTTCTTTGTGATTTTCATTGTGCTTCTTTACCCAATATAAATAGAACATATGTATTAAATGTAGAGGTCTCATACCAATCTGCTTGTTCTTGTAGGTGTCTTCAGCGCCACTGGAAAAGTTGGCAGTTCTGTGGTATCTGACTGCGCTCCATGCAATGTCAAAACTCCTGTGATCAAAGTAACAGGAGCCCAAAGTGGAaagacagtatactccactgtgaCCTCATCTCAGAGTACCTCCAGGAAGCAGTACTGATCACAACTTGAGATACTAGGAAGACATATTATAAGTGAAACCAGTCTGTGCTGTTGTTTCATTAGTGTATAAAGATGGGCATAACAATTTCTTCTTCTTGATGCATACTTACTGCATGCAGATTCTATATATAGATGTCTAGTGTTTTAAAGTCATCTTAACAAATGAATGCAAACTTCATTGACTAGAACCTGGGCTTCAATAGCTGATTATCTATATTGTATAGTTTCTATTCTCTCTTCCTACTGAAACTACTACTTTGGCCTTTGTCGCTATCACTGCATTACTGCAAGACTGTATCTTATCCTACAATAAAGAGCATGTTGAACTCataacaacattgttgtttcttatgtaatataatgttgaagaTTTGTCATCATATGTCATCACCACCACCACATGTTACTCATTTCGACTTAGTGGAATTAAACTGTACAGTTAGGCTGAGAACACTCATACAAATGGTCAGATGCAAACGAAGACCACGCCCACACAAAGTGGGCATGGATTTCAAATTGATAGTTCATAGATGCAAGTCTTTGCCAGTAAAACCACAGTTGTACTGTACCTACAAAACACACACCCTTAACAATCATGTTAACGACTGTGCGCCATTAATTACCAGTCTGAAAACTGTGCCCATGTAGCATGTAACCACTACTAAGTATGTCTCTATGTGAAAACCTCATCTTAATATTGTAAATTTATTGGCGCTGATTCCAAGAATTAAATTGGATATGACGTTTCATTTAGAATAGAACCATCATTTTGTGACTTTAGTTAGGATCTATGTACTTCTGACATTGTTGGTTATCCATCAATTTAGTCTTTGGATGATGGCAAAGGAACTAGGGTAGAGGAATAGTAAAGCCGCAGGTAGTTGTTAGTAGCAATCAGAACTCATAGTTAAAGGTAGACCAAATTCAATTTTCACTAAGACCAAAATTGATTTCTAATAATTGACAGATAAAGACTGGGGGACATAATTTAGGGGagatgaaggaaaatgactgcaatcatgatatacaggtgaaacttgaaaaatgtgaatatcgtgcaaaagtccatttgattcagtaatgcaaattaaaaggaattgtgttaatgcagcttaaaattagaattttgtgaaaaggttcaatattctaggctcaaagtgtcacactgtagtcagcaaattaatccataccccctgaacaAAGggaacctcaaaattgtgactttgggtttcataaactataagccataatcatccaaattatagcaaataaaggcttgaaatatctcagatgttagtttcaccttttaagttgcattaccgaAATAAatcaactttgcacgatattctattttttcgagttttacctatATGGCAGGTTGCGTCTTTTACATAAGGCAAATCTTGCTTTGTCACTGAACTtaggctttaaccccttaactctgATCCTGGCAGTATAAtcccttagatgctgtggtcaatagtGATTGCAGCATCTTGATAGAATGCTTATTCTAAGTAGGGTGGGTGGTAATAGAAATATAGGGCACTTGTTGTCACATATGCAGTTTGAAAATAGATGACAgatagagggagctccctctgtcagcGCATGACCACAGCACAACGAGATAGGTAACCCTGACAATTGGGGACCTAGCCAATTAAACCTTGATTTTAAGGTCATGACACAGGCAAGGCCTAAAAAAATGTGTTCGTTGATACACTGACAAACAAAAATGtttcagaatgcaaagtaaattgtAAATAAACAGATTGCAGTTTCAAGTCCcttaatttaacaaaaaaagttaaagtgcAATACAAATTAATTAGAAATAGATGATGGGTTTCTTTTAGCAtggtttatatacagtacagcacagcaAACATCATACAAATATTATAAATGTGCAACACAGCCCAGGATGCCACAATTAAACAGAATGAATTCAATTTCTTCAACACACATAAGAGTAAATTACATGGCAGAAAGACAGATTTAAATTTGTAGTGGGGTCCTtaaatttaaggctactttcacactcgtgttttgtgctGATCCGTCtgaatctgttctgaacggatccgtttgtattatctttaacatagccaagacggatccgtcttgaacaccattgaaagtcaatggaggacggatccgttttctattgtgccagattgtgtcagtgaaaacggattcgtccccattgacttactttgtgtgtcaggacggatccatttgcctcagtttcatcagacggacacaaaCGCTGCTTGTGTCCctctccaaagcggaatagaaactgaactgatgcaaactgagcggatcctttttccattcagaacgtattagaatgcaaactggtccgttttggaccgcttgtgagagccctgaatggatctcacaaatggaaagccaaaacgcgagtctgAAAGTAGACTAACTTGTTTGTacacttttacattttttaaacttCCATGGTTTAAACCTGGGGGCTGTTGGAAGCACTGGAGAAAATTAGATTGTGgaggcctttttttaagcaactggctatacagctctcatagctgtgtgggccTAGATTCCAATGCCCTTTTTAGCTCcctttctgcacaaggtacggtcaggtcctgtgggatccatgcctggttcattttaattaacgtaagcttgtccacattggctgcggcctgtgataatgctctctgctgtgctaaacacaagttcacactatacactggctgcagggcaggtcagcacccccaaggctgacaaagcttttccacgtttgggccatgctaaccctgccttatcaggtgctggcggtgccccagctgcgttggtgacctcttcctcctcctctgccttcgccttgtgcttccactgtgcccccgctgtcaggtgggaatgccatcagcagtgtgcgcttgtagtcgagcatcttctgatcagtaacagatgttttcactaaatttagttccctgtcagcaatgcagagcaggggttcattcacggcaaaagggggtttatgtcacccagcaatagaacagaggattgagaaatttaggcccctgtcacccaggcacagcaggggttcattcacggcaaaagggggttcatgtcacccagcaatagaacagaggattttgagagatttaggcccatgtcacccagcacagcaggggttcattcacggcaaaagggggttcttgtcacccagcaatagaacagaggattttgagagatttaggcccctgtcacccaggcacagcaggggtttattcacagcaaaagggggttcatgtcacccagcaataaaacagaggattttaaaaagatttaggcccctgtcaccaaggcatagcaggggttcattcacggcaaaagggggttcatgtcacccagcaatagaactgagatttttgagagatttaggcccctgtcacccaggcacagcaggggtttattcacggcaaaagggggttcatgtcacccagaaatagaacagaggattttgagagatttagacccctgtcacccaggcacagcaggggttcattcacggcaaaagggggttcatgtcacccagaaatagaacagaggattttgagagatttaggcccatgtcacccaggcacagcaggggatcattcacggcaaaagtggttcatgtcacccagcaatagaacagaggattttgagagatttaggcccctgtcaaccaggcacagcaggggttcattcagggtaaaagggggttcttgtcaccgagcaatagaacagaggattttgaaagatttaggcccctgtcacccaggcacagcaggggttcattcatggcaaaaggtggttcatgtcacccagcaatagaacagaggattttgagagatttaggcccctgtcgcccaggcacagcaggggttcattcacggcaaaagggggttcctgtcacccagcaatagaacagaggattttgagagatttaggcccctgtcacccaggcacagcaggggttcattcacggcaaaagggggttcatgtcacccaacaatagaacagaggaatttgagagatttaggcccatgtcacccaggcacagcaggggttcattcacggcaaaagggggttcctgtcacccagcaatagaacagaggattttgagagatttaggcccctgtcacccaggcacagcaggggttcattcacggcaaaagggggttcatgtcacccaacaatagaacagaggattttgagagatttaggcccctgtcacccaggcacagcaggggtttgtatacgccaaaaatggtaaaatgtcaccagacaattgaaaataagaatttcttcaatttagggcactaaaattggcacttttttgcattaaaatggctctaaaatagtccttgaaaaggctagagggatgtaaaaggcagtaaaatgtgcttaagagcatgacaagcatgacatgctctgcaaacaaatgtgaatagggaaataacttaaaatgaaataaaataactaaaatttacaaattattaacctgcaactcagagaaggaggtggatatggagtcggaggttgaggaggcggtgaatgtggtgttgtaggtggaggcagcaatggaggaggaggaggtaaccaacaatgtttttaaaaaaaaattctattggggtaggtagccccgaaaatattgggacaattaaaaaaaaagaaaacaaagaatcattgcacttgacttgagtacaagaatgtatgttttatggtggtataaatgtctattctgcacaaggtacagacaagtcttgtgggatctaagcctggttcattttaatgaacgttagcttgtccatgttggctgtggacagatggctgcctctgtctgtaatgacgcctcctgccgtgctaaataaacgttcagagagtacactggctgcagggcaggccagcacctccaaggcatacagggcaagctctggccatgtggacaatttggagacccagaagttgaatggggcagaaccatcagtcagtacgcttaggcgtgtgcacaggtactgttccaccatgttgttcaaatgctgcctcctgctcacacgctccatatcagcagttggggccggttgttgcggcgaggtgacaaagcttttccacatgtcggccacgctaaccctgccttctgaggtgctggcgctgacacagctgtgttggcgacctcttcctccacccctgccttcgccttgtgcttccacttgtcccctggcgtcagtcgggaatgctctcaggagcgcgtctaacagcgtgcgcctgtagtcgcgcatcttccgatcacgctccagtgagggaattaaggacggcacattgtatttgtaacggggatccagcagggtggccacccactagtcagcacacgttaaaatgtgggcaactctgctgtcgttgcgcaggcactgcagcctgtagtcgctcatgtgtgccaggctgcccagaggtaaggacaagctgtcctctgtgggaggcatatcgtctgcgtcctccgtatccccccagccacgcaccagtgatgggcctaagctgtgttgggtgccacctcgctgtgaacatgcttcatccccatcctcctcctcctcatcctcctcctcatcctcatcctcctcctcatcctcctcctcctcgtcc
Encoded proteins:
- the LOC120996190 gene encoding keratin, type II cytoskeletal 7-like, encoding MSQTLGAKLGKCNVGSPCGTKNFSSCSTGGGYGGGKVSFTSSSVIRSGSKPAYSASGRFGSSSLFSFGGNKRISTGSNRGVIIGGRSYSSFCESFPVCPPGGIQNVTVNQLLLQPVNADIDPNAHRIKTEEREQMKSLNNKFACFIDKVRFLEQQNQILETKWNLLKEQNQKMEARKEFYNRQYQSMFDAYISSLQRQNDHSKTEKCRLEGDLSSMQNVVEDFKCKYEEEINKRTCAENEFVTLKKDVDEVYLQRVSLETKQEALENQLNFLKALYDEEVAEMQERISDTNVVLTMDNNRNLDWDGLIAEMKCQYEEIASKSKAEAEATYARQYQQLKDAAGQHVDSLRNSKTEIQELSSLIKRIQGEIDCVKKQISSLETAICKAEDRGELALKDAKVKLCELEAALQKAKEDLACQLRDYQALLSTKLSLDAEIVTYRTLLEGEESRIHGEVDNKVKMCVFSATGKVGSSVVSDCAPCNVKTPVIKVTGAQSGKTVYSTVTSSQSTSRKQY